A single window of Deltaproteobacteria bacterium DNA harbors:
- a CDS encoding SDR family oxidoreductase yields the protein MTFNPMDLTGKRILVTGASSGIGKATARYLSNLGAKVVLLARNAERLQKTFDSLSGEGHAQYIFDLTALDEIPVMIKKIAQEVGRFSGLFHAAGITNVIPVGIIGEKYIDAVFDPSIKAVLMLARGFCQKGVLLTDNASLIFMSSVFSLRGIAGTSIYCASKAAIDGAVRALACELAPRAIRVNSIIVGAVETTMLEKLCKTLTKEYKLAFDKKHLLGFGKPEDIAAAASFLLSDASRWITGSTMIVDGGYYCS from the coding sequence GTGACTTTTAATCCTATGGACCTGACCGGCAAGAGAATTTTAGTAACCGGCGCCTCCTCAGGGATTGGCAAGGCCACGGCCCGATATCTGAGCAACTTGGGGGCCAAAGTGGTGCTGCTGGCCAGAAATGCTGAGCGCTTGCAAAAAACCTTCGACAGCTTATCAGGGGAAGGGCACGCCCAGTATATTTTCGATCTGACCGCGCTGGATGAAATTCCAGTCATGATAAAAAAGATTGCGCAAGAGGTGGGGCGGTTCTCTGGTCTGTTTCATGCCGCGGGAATCACCAACGTCATACCGGTTGGAATTATTGGTGAAAAATATATTGATGCGGTATTTGATCCCAGCATTAAGGCGGTTTTGATGCTGGCCAGAGGCTTTTGCCAGAAGGGAGTTTTATTAACTGATAATGCCAGCCTGATTTTTATGTCCTCCGTATTTAGCTTACGGGGGATAGCTGGGACCAGTATCTATTGTGCCAGTAAAGCTGCGATCGATGGGGCGGTGCGAGCCCTGGCCTGTGAGTTGGCGCCACGCGCCATTAGAGTCAATTCCATTATCGTCGGCGCCGTGGAAACAACAATGCTGGAAAAACTTTGTAAGACTTTAACCAAGGAATATAAATTAGCCTTTGATAAAAAGCACCTATTAGGATTCGGTAAACCTGAGGATATTGCTGCTGCCGCTTCTTTTCTGCTTTCAGATGCCTCCCGCTGGATAACCGGTTCCACCATGATCGTTGATGGCGGATATTATTGCAGCTGA